A window of the Gossypium arboreum isolate Shixiya-1 chromosome 2, ASM2569848v2, whole genome shotgun sequence genome harbors these coding sequences:
- the LOC108466711 gene encoding homeobox-leucine zipper protein ATHB-22-like has product MDWNDTFRPFVSRPEPSLNFLYSNYNYDQYPGMEMKQHQGFMEVGNEMVLPGLNKNSFNNNVNQDKKKRLTSDQLDSLEKSFQEEIKLDPDRKMKLSRELGLQPRQIAVWFQNRRARWKAKQLERLYDSLKQEFDAISREKQKLQDEVIKLKGILREQVTRNQVSTVYTEISGEETVESTSIRSSNKPKIAGNNHHPHPACNYLFNVDEYNPVSSPYWGTVQLPSYP; this is encoded by the exons ATGGATTGGAATGACACTTTTCGACCCTTTGTTTCACGACCAGAACCTTCTCTTAACTTCCTTTATAGTAACTATAATTATGATCAATATCCAG gtATGGAGATGAAGCAACATCAAGGGTTTATGGAAGTGGGTAATGAGATGGTTCTTCCAGGTTTGAATAAGAACAGCTTCAACAACAACGTTAATCAAGACAAGAAGAAGAGATTGACAAGTGATCAGTTAGACTCGTTGGAAAAGAGTTTCCAAGAAGAGATTAAGTTAGATCCCGACAGGAAAATGAAGTTGTCTAGGGAACTTGGACTTCAACCAAGACAAATCGCTGTCTGGTTCCAAAACAGACGTGCCAGATGGAAAGCTAAACAGCTTGAACGCTTGTATGATTCGCTTAAACAAGAGTTTGATGCAATCTCCAGGGAAAAACAGAAGCTTCAAGATGAG GTCATAAAATTGAAAGGAATTCTAAGGGAACAAGTGACAAGGAACCAAGTCTCCACAGTTTACACCGAAATCTCCGGCGAAGAGACCGTTGAAAGCACCTCGATCCGTAGCTCGAACAAGCCGAAGATCGCCGGAAACAACCACCACCCCCACCCGGCGTGCAACTATCTTTTCAATGTAGACGAGTATAACCCAGTTTCATCCCCTTATTGGGGTACTGTTCAACTGCCTTCTTATCCCTAA
- the LOC108462723 gene encoding 60S ribosomal protein L24 — protein sequence MVLKTELCRFSGAKIYPGKGIRFVRGDSQVFLFSNSKCKRYFHNRLKPSKLTWTAMYRKQHKKDIAQEAVKKRRRAAKKPYSRSIVGATLEVIQKKRSEKPEVRDAAREAALREIKERIKKTKDEKKAKKAEVAAKQQKTQGKGNVPKGGAPKGPKLGGGGGKR from the exons GACGGAGCTTTGCCGATTTAGTGGTGCCAAGATATACCCTGGGAAAGGCATCAGATTTGTTCGTGGAGATTCGCAG GTTTTCCTCTTTTCCAATTCGAAATGCAAGAGGTACTTCCACAACCGTTTGAAGCCTTCAAAACTTACATGGACAGCCATGTATAGGAAGCAGCATAAGAAG GATATTGCCCAAGAGGCCGTGAAGAAGAGAAGACGTGCAGCCAAGAAGCCTTACTCCCGATCCATTGTTGGTGCCACCTTAGAGGTTATCCAGAAGAAGAGAAGTGAGAAACCCGAAGTCCGTGATGCTGCCAGGGAAGCTGCTCTCCG AGAAATCAAGGAAAGAATCAAGAAAACTAAGGATGAAAAGAAGGCAAAGAAAGCAGAAGTAGCGGCAAAGCAACAAAAGACTCAGGGCAAGGGTAATGTTCCAAAGGGTGGAGCACCGAAAGGCCCCAAGCTCGGTGGCGGTGGCGGAAAGCGTTAA